The genomic region GTCTTCTGGCTTTCTTTAAGACCGTGCGATTTCACCTTGTGAGGTTCACAGAGAACTCCGCCCCGGATTCTGCCCCAGATAATGGGAGGGCTTTCTCAGAAAACACAGGCCTGACACACAAGATCACGCATAGGCTTGTATTCAGGAACGATTTTACAAAACTCGAGAAAAGGCAGCAGGAGATCCAGAATCTCTGTGTGCCTTCTCTTCATCCTACCCCCAGAAAAATGGCCAGTCCAGCCCAGCACCTGCTGAAGCCTCAATGTTAAGGGAACGCTTGTCCCATCTCTTGCCCAGGGGAAGTTGGAGAGAAAGCTCGCCTGTGTGCATGTTTGATATAAGCGGTGTGTGTAGGCAGGGAATGGGCTAGAGGACCCTGGACATCTTGGCCAGCCTCCTAGGCAGTGAGTTAGAGGAAAGGGGACTAGGTCTTGCACCTCCACTGTACCTCGGGGTCCAGGCAGACCAGGCAGGGTGTTAATCGTGTCCTGCATGGTGGACCCAAGCTAAAGTGTTGCCTGCAGCCAAAGGCCTGGGCAGGGGCCATCTTCCATCAGCCCAGGGCCCAGGCACAGGGCCACTTGCTGGGGATGGTGGACACCATGTCCCCATTCCCAGCCCTGCTCTAGAAGGCACTGTTCCGTGGACTGCGACCCCTGGAGGGCGGGCAGGGCCTGGACAGGCACAGGCGGCGCTGGGTCTCCAGTCGGCAGAAGCGGTTCTGGTTGGTCACCCGGGtggccatgcccagcccacaggtGGTCGAGCAGGGTCCCCAGGCCGTGCTCCATTCTGGGCAGGGGACACCAGGGGGCAGGGAAGAGACAAGGCCAGAAAACTGGGGTCCTAGGGGAGAAAAAACAAGAGTTAGCACTGAGCAGCCAGGGCTCAGCAGCTCAGTCAACCCACCCACCAGCGGCCACGGCAATCTTGGTCAAATGGCTCAGCTTTCTGCATCTCAGTTTCTTCTTATGTAAATTTCCTAACAGTGGATGGCATCGAATAAAATGATGGCCAtgaagtgcctagcacagtgcctggtacttgTAAGATTTccataaataggccgggcgcggtggctcaagcctgtaatcccagcactttgggaggccgagacgggcggatcacgaggtcgggagatcgagaccatcctggctaacacggtgaaaccccatctctactaaaaaatacaaaaaaactagccgggcgaagtggcgggcgcctgtggtcccagctactcgggaggctgaggcaggagaatggcgtaaacccgggaggcggagcttgcagtgagctgagatccggccactgcactccagcctgggcgacagagccagactcagtctcaaaaaaaaaaaaaaaaaaaaaaaaaaaagatttccataaatattagttatttggCAACCAGAGTTTGCTGGTCACAATGGCCCCTCAGTCAACTACAGCTTTCTCATCTCTTTGGATAAACAGCATTTTACAGGCAGAGGGTGCCCAGCCTGTGTGGAGTAGTGCTTTGACCCAGTGGCAAGGATGCTAAAGATTCCAGGATTCTTGTGCCAGGAACCAGATGGCGGGTTTACCACGGTCTCGCTTTTTCTCTGCTCCAAGTCTCCCTCTGTGAATATTTTGGTGTCCTTCCTTCTGGTCTTACACCAGTAGTCCCCAGCTAGGGTAATTTTGCCTCCCAGGAAAGGTtcggcaatatctggagacagtTTTGGTCATCACGTTTGGGCAGATGCTACTGGTATGTGGTgagtagaagccagggatgctgctaagcacCCCGCAGTGCACGGGAAAGCCCCCCCAACAAATAATTACTTGCCCTGATTGTCATTAGTGGTGAGGTTAAGAAACCCTGACTTCTACCCATATGTGTGggttgtgtatgcatgtgtacgTGTAGATATACCTGTATACATGCATAGGGACACACTTAGTTGAGATTAAGTTGGAAATACACCTTCTTATCCTGCTTTTATTCATAAGGCAAACTCACTCGCGTTTTCCTATGTATTTAAATGGATATATCATATTCCATCACAGGGATAATAACGGCTACCTCTGATACagtaccatgtgccaggcactgctacAGCTGCTTGACTTGAACAAACTCAAGTAGTTCTCACAACGCTATGAAGTGGATGCTCTTATTGTCCCCATTGGACAgctggagaaactgagacacagagaagttaagcaactttcTCAGAGTCACACAGCAAAAAGGGGGTGGCGGGGCTGGTGCAGACACCGTGCACCTGACCCAAAACACTCGACTACCTCTTGTGGGTGGCAGCAGCATTTATGAAACCAATCCTCCTCTTTTCagttgccttttttaaaaagtcacattcatgtgataataattttcaaaaagcaacACAGCAACAGCAAAAATCTCTAAAATTGAAGATTTATAGTGGGACGGTGGGAGGTAACTGTCTATTCTCCATCTCTAGCCCACCCTCAGCCCACATTCCAGAGCAGCCACCTTGCCTGGTTCAGTTTTGAGTTCCTTTTTTAATAAGCCcaaataacaataaattaataatattttattaatatgtatcaATATATTATAAAGACAGTAACATTATATATTCTAAGAGCTTAGCTCTATTATATCTCTGAAATGTGAGAATTTGGTTCATGTACCCTAACCTATCTTTCCTCtctccactctgtcacccagtttttatttttaattatttatggttttaaattACACATCTCAAAGGCTGTGGCTTTTTGTTTATCGGTTTTAAAGTGGGAGGCCTGGTGACCCTccactcctctttcttttcttcttctttttgagacgaagtttcatgcttgtgggccaggctggagtgcagcgccgtgatctgggctcactgcaacctctgcctcctgggttcaagcgattctcctgcctcagcctcccaagtagctggattacagataccggccaccatgctcggctaatttttgaatttttagtagagacggagtttccccatgttagccaggctggtttcgaactccctacctcacgtgatcctcccacctcggcctcccaaggtgctgggattacagaggcgaaacaccgcgcccggccctccgcTCCTCTTTCTtatctccctcctcagcctctgcccctcccagCTTCTGATGTGTCCCTGGGTCCTGGTACCCAGGAAGCCCCGCCCCACCTCACCCCCCAGGTGGCCCTTGGCGCCCCCAGGCAGTCCTGCCCTTGACCTGGACCAGCGCTGCGCTCACCTTGAGCTGGAAGGGGCTGGGCCCCCAGTCCCCCTCCTTGGCCGCACACCCACTCTGGGCAGCACTTGCCAAGGACCTCGACCCTTCTGGGGTAGGGGCAGTCCCAGCTGGGCAGCCGCACGTCCTCGCTGCACAGCGGCACGCAGGTGAAGCCGCCGTCCTCGCAGCGGCAGCGGATGCTGCAGTGGGGCTGGAAGGTCTCCCCCTCCTGATACAGGCGACCGTTCACCTCACAGCTGCCATCGTCCTCTGCCACTGCGGAGGAGAAACCGCACCCCCATCGGTGACCCACAAAGCGGCACAACCCTCTCTGCAGAGCTGCCCAGATCCCGCCGCAGGAGGCAGCGGTCTCACAGTAGCTGAGCCCTGCCCAGGGCTCCAGCCCAGGATATGCACCTCTCCCCAGCCCTCCACCAGCCTGCTGGGGCACCCTGCATCCTGGCACAGGGATTGCAAGAAGACAGGACTGGACTGACCCCCCAGCTCTGCCCTTTCTTAGCTGTGGACCTGGGCCAAGTGATTTCACTTCTtcttgcctcagtgtcctcatttgcAAGGTGGGATATAATGGTACTTATTTTCCAAGGTGGTAGAGACTACTCGGAATGACAGGTGTAATGATCACAACATAAAGGAGATCTTCCATATGTCCTTGCTTATTATCATTAGTATAGTTACTATATATTAATAACGTTTAAGTATTCTATGCACACTGAGATTTCATGCAACAAAGTCATTGTCCACTTGTGTTGTAGTCATCACTGTCATGTCAGGGCTTAACTTGCCGGCTGTGTGTCTTTgagtaagttacttaacttctctgagtggCCTGAACAACAGCAATGATGAGCTCAGTAACTGTACCTCCAGGTTCCATGGGATGACATGTCCATACCCTCTAGCACACAGTGCTAGGCATGGCCTAAGTGCTCAGGGAACACTCTTTCAATGAAGCCCTCAAGATATGGGTGTTATTGCCGCTTCCTCCACTGGACATGAACTCCTTGAGGGCTGGGGCTGCCAGTGTGCATCTCTGCATCCCTCTGATGGGCTCAGAGCCTAGGTGTAACACACAGCACTGCAGGAAATGCCCCTTGAATGAATAGCTGGCATAAGGCTTGGCACATGAGATACACTGATAAAATAGCCCTACTCCTTATCATTCCAGAGGTATTTACTGTTTCCCTCCTGTGTGCCAACCACTGTGCTCCTAGACAGAAAGAGGACAGT from Macaca thibetana thibetana isolate TM-01 chromosome 10, ASM2454274v1, whole genome shotgun sequence harbors:
- the CCN5 gene encoding CCN family member 5; protein product: MRATLKTHLLAFSLLCLLSKVCTQLCPTPCTCPWPPPRCPLGVALVLDGCGCCRVCARRLGEPCDQLHVCDASQGLVCQPGAGPGGRGALCLLAEDDGSCEVNGRLYQEGETFQPHCSIRCRCEDGGFTCVPLCSEDVRLPSWDCPYPRRVEVLGKCCPEWVCGQGGGLGAQPLPAQGPQFSGLVSSLPPGVPCPEWSTAWGPCSTTCGLGMATRVTNQNRFCRLETQRRLCLSRPCPPSRGRSPRNSAF